From Clostridia bacterium, a single genomic window includes:
- a CDS encoding aspartate carbamoyltransferase catalytic subunit encodes MKYMRKDLLGLRELTFEEIDYILSTAELMKYILLQDVKKTPHLNGKSIVSIFYENSTRTKLSFDLAAKYLSATSCSISVSSSSVNKGETLIDTGKTVDAMAADVVIIRHPFSGAPHIMAKNVEASVINAGDGVNEHPTQALLDMFTIKEEKGTLNGIKVAVVGDILHSRVARSNIWGLTKMGAQVRVAAPATFLPPDIEDMGVSVYYDTDSAIKDVDVVMGLRIQRERQKEGFIGSAYEYYRYYGINQDRLKLCKKDALVMHPGPVNRAVEIDSKVLSSENSMVDQQVTNGVAVRMALLYLLTRKGSRKDVIN; translated from the coding sequence ATGAAGTATATGAGAAAAGATTTGCTTGGGTTAAGGGAACTGACATTTGAAGAGATAGATTATATATTATCAACTGCAGAGTTGATGAAATATATACTGCTTCAAGATGTAAAGAAGACACCTCACCTTAATGGAAAATCCATTGTAAGTATCTTTTATGAAAACAGCACTAGAACCAAGCTATCCTTCGATCTTGCCGCTAAATACCTGAGTGCGACTAGCTGTAGTATCAGCGTTTCATCCAGCAGTGTGAATAAAGGAGAAACCCTTATAGATACCGGAAAGACTGTTGATGCAATGGCAGCAGATGTGGTGATAATACGCCATCCATTTTCAGGTGCGCCTCATATAATGGCAAAGAATGTAGAGGCTTCTGTCATAAACGCAGGGGACGGGGTAAATGAGCATCCTACCCAAGCACTGCTTGATATGTTTACTATCAAAGAAGAAAAAGGAACGCTAAACGGAATTAAAGTGGCTGTAGTAGGTGATATATTGCATAGCAGGGTGGCTAGGAGTAATATATGGGGACTTACAAAAATGGGTGCACAAGTCAGAGTTGCTGCCCCTGCTACATTTTTGCCTCCTGATATTGAAGATATGGGAGTATCTGTATATTACGATACCGATTCAGCGATAAAAGATGTGGACGTAGTGATGGGTTTGAGGATTCAAAGAGAAAGGCAGAAAGAGGGATTTATAGGCTCTGCATATGAATACTATCGCTATTACGGCATAAACCAGGATAGATTAAAGCTTTGTAAAAAAGATGCGCTGGTAATGCATCCGGGTCCGGTCAATAGAGCTGTAGAAATAGATTCAAAAGTTTTGAGTTCTGAAAATTCAATGGTGGATCAACAGGTAACTAACGGGGTGGCAGTTAGGATGGCCTTGTTATATCTACTTACCAGAAAGGGGAGTAGAAAAGATGTTATTAATTAA
- a CDS encoding uracil-xanthine permease family protein: MSKTTKNILLAIQHVFAMFGATVLVPLLTGLSTSVALFTAGVGTLIFHLVTNRKVPVFLGSSFAFIPVILAVSPMGDNGKPLDPSRLPYALGGIVIAGVMYLLLSLIVTIFGVEKVKSFFPPVVTGPMIMVIGLVLSPTAVDMAQNNWAVALIVLAVVIAVSIFAKGFFKLVPILIGIGVGYLISMVFDITGLSGANPLIFNAHSQEIMAQSKWFGLPQFMFPKFSWEAIALIAPVALVTFMEHIGDITTNGAVVKKDFLTDPGLNRTLLGDGLATVFAGMLGGPANTTYSENTGVLAVTKVYDPKILELAAVFAIAMSLFGKLGGALQTIPTPVMGGVSLILFGMIASIGMRTISEANLDFTCSRNLIIVSLILVMGLSGVILPIGNLKLAGISLAALVGVVLNKLLPENI, translated from the coding sequence ATGTCAAAGACAACTAAGAACATACTTTTAGCCATTCAACACGTTTTTGCAATGTTTGGAGCAACTGTCCTTGTACCACTTTTGACGGGGCTTAGTACATCAGTAGCGCTTTTTACAGCTGGAGTAGGAACTTTAATATTCCATCTTGTAACCAATAGAAAGGTACCTGTTTTTTTAGGGTCGAGTTTTGCTTTTATCCCGGTTATACTAGCAGTAAGCCCTATGGGTGATAATGGGAAACCTCTAGATCCTTCAAGACTGCCTTACGCCCTTGGAGGAATAGTAATAGCGGGTGTTATGTATTTGTTATTATCCTTAATAGTTACGATATTCGGAGTGGAAAAGGTAAAGAGCTTCTTTCCTCCGGTTGTAACAGGACCTATGATAATGGTTATAGGGTTAGTTTTAAGTCCTACAGCGGTTGATATGGCACAGAACAATTGGGCGGTAGCACTCATAGTATTGGCTGTCGTTATAGCTGTATCGATATTTGCTAAAGGATTCTTTAAGTTGGTTCCTATTCTTATAGGGATAGGGGTTGGTTATCTGATATCGATGGTGTTTGATATTACTGGTCTATCAGGTGCTAATCCTTTGATATTCAATGCCCATTCACAAGAAATAATGGCTCAGTCAAAATGGTTTGGATTACCCCAGTTTATGTTCCCCAAATTTTCATGGGAGGCAATTGCGTTGATTGCCCCGGTAGCACTGGTAACTTTCATGGAGCATATTGGAGACATCACAACTAACGGAGCTGTTGTAAAGAAAGATTTTCTTACAGATCCGGGTTTAAACAGAACACTTTTAGGTGACGGGTTAGCAACAGTTTTTGCCGGTATGTTAGGAGGACCTGCAAATACCACATATAGTGAAAACACAGGTGTTTTAGCGGTGACAAAGGTATATGATCCTAAAATATTAGAGCTGGCAGCAGTGTTTGCTATAGCGATGAGCCTTTTTGGCAAATTGGGAGGAGCATTGCAGACTATACCCACTCCTGTCATGGGAGGAGTAAGCTTGATATTGTTCGGTATGATAGCAAGTATAGGGATGAGGACGATATCGGAGGCAAATTTGGATTTTACATGTAGCAGAAATTTGATCATCGTGTCTTTGATACTTGTTATGGGATTGAGTGGAGTAATACTTCCAATAGGGAATCTTAAGCTGGCGGGCATTAGCCTTGCAGCGCTTGTAGGTGTAGTATTAAATAAGTTATTGCCTGAAAACATATGA